The Homo sapiens chromosome 16, GRCh38.p14 Primary Assembly genome includes the window GCAGCAGACCTCAGTGCCCTCTTCCCCCAGCACCGCTTTGTGCTCCGGGAGCGGCCACCCACAGTCATCATGGACCTGATCCAGAGGACCAAGGATGCCGTGCGGGAGCTGGACAACCTGCAGTACCGCAAGATGAAGAAGATCCTGTTCCAAGAGGCACCCAACGGCCCTGGTGCCGAGGCcccagaggaggaagaggtgacCCAGCTTGCCCTAACACCCCTCTTTATACCCCATGTGTGCCTGCCCCCTGCAGTTGCTtggccccttccccagccctacTCACACCACCATCTTCCCATGCTACCTCCATGCATATGCCCCAGGGCTTCCCCTTCCCTGTCCAGCAGCCTACGCCCTGTTCGCAGGAGGCCGAGCCCTACATGCACCGGGCCGGGACTCTGACCAGCCTCGAGAGTAGCCACTCAGTGCCCAGCATGTCCATCAGCGCCTCCAGCCAGAGCAGCTCCGTCAACAGCCTAGCAGATGCCTCAGACAacgaggaagaggaggaggaggaggaggaagaggaggaggaggaagaaggccCTGAAGCCCGGGAGATGGCCATGATGCAGGAGGGGGAGCACACAGTCACCTCTCACAGCTCCATTATCCACCGGCTGCCGGTACACAGCTCACCCTTGGGGGACCCGAGCCACCTGCTCTAGAACTGCCTGGGTCTTCGCCCTCCTTCCCTAAGTGCAGCACTCCTCTGAGTCTGATTGGCTGTCCTCAGGTAGCTCTCTTTGGACCCAGTGGCCTCTGAGCCTTGGGTGTTCCTTCTATCTCCCTCTAGGGCTCTGACAACCTATATGATGACCCCTACCAGCCAGAGATAACCCCCAGCCCTCTCCAGccgcctgcagccccagctcccaCTTCCACCACCTCTTCCGCCCGCCGCCGGGCCTACTGCCGTAACCGAGACCACTTTGCCACCATCCGAACCGCCTCCCTGGTGAGTGTAGCCATCCTCACTCAGCCTGCTCGCTGTctgttttttaagtctttttaagTCTAGAAATGATTTCCTCCCTGTGGCATGGGATTGAGTCTGGATTCTACCCTCATTTTCTGTtgctggctcctgcctgctcccctTAACCCTcctgcttccctcctcttcccagtGGACTGTTTTGGTCATATGGCCCAATCTGGGTGTTTCTAGCTTGGCAAACTCTTACTCCGTTTTTGTGGCCTGACTTAACTGACATCTCCTGGGTTGCCTTCCCAGGCTCCTCTGGTGAGTCAGATGCTTCACAGTTGTGTGCTGGGGAAGCCCAGTGCTGGGGGAGCCCTGTGCCTGTGGAGCCCTGTGCTGGGGGTGTCCAGTGCTGGGGAGCCCTGTGCCGGGGGTGCCCTGTGCTTGGGTGGTCCTGAACAGCATCATGATAGGTTTGCCAGATTCTGTGCCCCAGAGGGCAGGGATGGTGTTCAGATATCTGTCTCATGCCAGCAGTTAGCTCTCAGGCTTACACACAGGCCTGTGTTAACCCTCCCAGCCCCCCTGGGAGGGGAAGGGTAAGATCCCATTGGAGAAATGAGGCACCTGTGGCTCAGAGGGGCCACTTGCCCCAGTGCCTTTGGTGGCTCTCTGCTCCTGTAAGCAGGCCCTTAGTCCTCTCCTAAAATCAACTCATGGCAGTCTTTCTCAGTTCACAGGAAAAAGTGTTTAGGCTTTTCATAAAACATAgtttttcatctatgtttttaGATCACGTTCCTGCTGAGCTGCATTTGAGCGTCAACAATCCCCTTAGAGGCCACTGATTAAGTCTAGTATGTTCTTATGGCCTCTGCTTGGTGCTGGTTGTGTTCCAACAATTCTTCAGATCCCATGGTGTTGTGCGGTACTGTGCTGAGAGGTCTTGACTGCCAGGGGCTTGGCTGCCGGGACTAGTTTGAGAGCCACTCATAGAGTCAATTGAGAATGAGACCTGAGATCAGACTTTGGATGAAGGTGTCCAAGCCCAGTGTTCTTGTTATTCCAGCATCTTGTGGCCCCGATCCCACCTCAATACCTGGGGAGTGATAGGCCGACCATGTTTGCTGAAGGGGAAGGAAGCCAACACTTATTAGATAGAGTCCGAACTTACCCCACAGCCCCTATGAGGAGGTATTAtttccccatttaacagatgagggaACTGGTGCTTTGAGAAGTTAACTTACTTGAGATCACATGCTtggtaagtggcaaagctgggatttgatcCCAGGTATGTCTGACTCACTGTTTCAAATTAGTATGGATTGTTCCTACttttgtgccaggccctgtgctcgCCACCTTTTATCATTCGGCCACACCAACTTGTGATGTAGATAATATCACCATTATCCAGTTGAGGAAACAGGCTAGAGTGGCCGTGTGTGAGGAAGGTGTTAAATGAGAATGAAACCCATGAGTTGAAAACCCATGCTCTTCCCCACGGAAGACCCCTTGTGTTAATTAACTAGGGGCCAGGCTGAGCCCCAGCTCtcaccctctctccttccccaggtCAGCCGTCAGATCCAGGAGCATGAGCAGGACTCTGCGCTGCGGGAGCAGCTGAGCGGCTATAAGCGGATGCGACGACAGCACCAGAAGCAGCTGCTGGCCCTGGAGTCACGGCTGAGGGGTGAACGGGAGGAGCACAGTGCACGGCTGCAGCGGGAGCTTGAGGCGCAGCGGGCTGGCTTTGGGGCAGAGGCAGAAAAGCTGGCCCGGCGGCACCAGGCCATAGGTGAGAAGGAGGCACGAGCTGCCCAGGCCGAGGAGCGGAAGTTCCAGCAGCACATCCTTGGGCAGCAGAAGAAGGAGCTGGCTGCCCTGCTGGAGGCACAGAAGCGGACCTACAAACTTCGCAAGGAACAGCTGAAGGAGGTGAGCTAGGGCTGCTTGGGGGCGGAGCCGATGGCGAGCCAGGTGGGTCCTGACCCTGCTTCCCTCTGCACTCGCCCAGGAGCTCCAGGAGAACCCCAGCACTCCCAAGCGGGAGAAGGCCGAGTGGCTGCTGCGGCAGAAGGAGCAGCTCCAGCAGTGCCAGGCGGAGGAGGAAGCAGGGCTGCTGCGGCGGCAGCGCCAGTACTTTGAGCTGCAGTGTCGCCAGTACAAGCGCAAGATGTTGCTGGCTCGGCACAGCCTGGACCAGGACCTGCTGCGGGAGGTAGGCATCCCAATCTCTGTTCCCCTCCCGCTCACTCGTGGATCCCAGGGACCCACccttttccattttcctcattCTTGTCTTCTTTCTCCTTGGCCCTCGAGTGTTACAGTTCAGCTTTGCTTCAGTGCCCCTTTTACTTCTCATCCCCAACAGACCCTGCCAGAATTTCCTTAGGCCTCTTTTCCCAGGCCAGGGAGGAGCTTGCCTCCCCTACACCCTCATCTCCTGCCATCCCCAGCTCCCTCTGCCAAGGAGCCCTGGCCCCTCACTTCCTTGATACTGACCAGGCCCTGGGCCCTGTGTTTCTTCCGCCATCCCCAGCTCCCTCTGCCAAGGAGCCCTGGCCTCTCACTTCCTTGATACTGACCAGGCCCCGGGCCCtgcatttcttctgcctcaggaccTGAACAAGAAGCAGACCCAGAAGGACTTGGAGTGTGCACTGCTGCTTCGGCAGCACGAGGCCACGCGGGAGCTGGAGCTGCGGCAGCTCCAGGCCGTGCAGCGCACGCGGGCTGAGCTCACCCGCCTGCAGCACCAGACGGAGCTGGGCAACCAGCTGGAGTACAACAAGCGGCGTGAGCAAGAGTTGCGGCAGAAGCATGCGGCCCAGGTTCGCCAGCAGCCCAAGAGCCTCAAAGTACGTGCAGGCCAGCGCCCCCCGGGCCTTCCACTCCCCATTCCTGGGGCTCTGGGCCCACCCAACACAGGCACCCCTATAGAACAGCAGCCCTGCTCACCTGGCCAGGAGGCAGTCCTGGACCAAAGAATGCTTGGCGAGGAGGAGGAAGCAGTTGGAGAGAGAAGGATTCTGGGAAAGGAAGGGGCCACTTTGGAGCCCAAGCAGCAGAGGATTCTGGGGGAAGAATCAGGAGCCCCTAGTCCCAGTCCACAAAAACATGGGAGCCTGGTTGATGAGGAAGTTTGGGGTCTGCCTGAGGAGATAGAGGAGCTTAGGGTGCCCTCCCTTGTACCCCAGGAGAGGAGCATTGTTGGCCAGGAGGAGGCTGGGACATGGAGCTTGTGGGGGAAGGAGGATGAGAGTCTTCTGGATGAGGAGTTTGAGCTTGGCTGGGTCCAGGGCCCAGCACTGACTCCCGtccctgaggaggaggaagaagaggaagagggggcTCCGATTGGGACCCCTAGGGATCCTGGAGATGGTTGTCCTTCCCCCGACATCCCTCCTGAACCCCCTCCAACACACCTGAGGCCCTGCCCTGCCAGCCAGCTCCCTGGACTCCTGTCCCATGGCCTCCTGGCCGGCCTCTCCTTTGCAGTGGGGTCCTCCTCTGgcctcctgcccctcctgctgctgctgctgcttccatTGCTGGCAGCCCAGGGTGGGGGTGGCCTGCAGGCAGCGCTGCTGGCCCTTGAGGTGGGGCTGGTGGGTCTGGGGGCCTCCTACCTGCTCCTTTGTACAGCCCTGCACCTGCCCTCCAGTCTTTTCCTACTCCTGGCCCAGGGTACCGCACTGGGGGCCGTCCTGGGCCTGAGCTGGCGCCGAGGCCTCATGGGTGTTCCCCTGGGCCTTGGAGCTGCCTGGCTCTTAGCTTGGCCAGGCCTAGCTCTACCTCTGGTGGCTATGGCAGCGGGGGGCAGATGGGTGCGGCAGCAGGGCCCCCGGGTGCGCCGGGGCATATCTCGACTCTGGTTGCGGGTTCTGCTGCGCCTGTCACCCATGGCCTTCCGGGCCCTGCAGGGCTGTGGGGCTGTGGGGGACCGGGGTCTGTTTGCACTGTACCCCAAAACCAACAAGGATGGCTTCCGCAGCCGCCTGCCCGTCCCTGGGCCCCGGCGGCGTAATCCCCGCACCACCCAACACCCATTAGCTCTGTTGGCAAGGGTCTGGGTCCTGTGCAAGGGCTGGAACTGGCGTCTGGCACGGGCCAGCCAGGGTTTAGCATCCCACTTGCCCCCGTGGGCCATCCACACACTGGCCAGCTGGGGCCTGCTTCGGGGTGAACGGCCCACCCGAATCCCCCGGCTACTACCACGCAGCCAGCGCCAGCTAGGGCCCCCTGCCTCCCGCCAGCCACTGCCAGGGACTCTAGCCGGGCGGAGGTCACGCACCCGCCAGTCCCGGGCCCTGCCCCCCTGGAGGTAGCTGACTCCAGCCCTTCCAGCCCAAATCTAGAGCATTGAGCACTTTATCTCCCACGACTCAGTGAAGTTTCTCCAGTCCCTAGTCCTCTCTTTTCACCCACCTTCCTCAGTTTGCTCACTTACCCCAGGCCCAGCCCTTCGGACCTCTAGACAGGCAGCCTCCTCAGCTGTGGAGTCCAGCAGTCACTCTGTGTTCTCCTGGCGCTCCTCCCCTAAGTTATTGCTGTTCGCCCGCTGTGTGTGCTCATCCTCACCCTCATTGACTCAGGCctggggccaggggtggtggagggtgggaagagtcatgttttttttctcctctttgattttgtttttctgtctcccttccaacctgtccccttccccccaccaaaaaaagaaaaagacaaacacaaataaaatatctgagcGGAACTGTGCCTTTGGCCCAGGCTGCCTCTGTCTGCTTTGTCCTGCCGCCTAGCCTCCCCGGTATGCCCCCAGGCTGACCCTCGGCCCGGCTCCATGACCTCTTCACCCCATCTCCGTTATCTCAGCCCCCTCACTCCTCCAGCCTCATGCTCTCTGCCTTCATAGCTTCATTGCACCATGACCACCACCGGCTCTGGGGTCTGGGCCCCTGTAGAACTTCACCGAACTTCTTGGTCCCACAGAGCGCCTGTTTGCGGGTTCCTTCCAGAGGTCTTAGTTTCCAGGCCCTTGGTCTCCTCATCCCTTGCCTTTTCTCCCAACCATGGCTGCAGGGGACCAAATTGCTCTCCTGCATCAGGCATTACCCTAGTGGGTTGGGGGACGGGGCTGCAGACCCTCCACAGTAGGGGGTGCTGAGCTGGGGGCAACCAGGCGGAGTATGAAGGCTGTGGCAGCAGGATTGAGTGTGGGCCTGGAGTGGGAGCTGAGTGTGTGAGGGGCCGGGCTGGAATGCGGATCTGGTCAGGGTGGTAGCTGCTGGCCGGTTGAACTTGTCAGGCCCTTTCTGGCCACCTCCTTTGCCCCTTTCTCCTCTGCGGCCCAAAATGGGGCAGCCCCTTCTTACCCATTTCTCAGCTCGgtgcttctcctccttccctgccttcctccctgagCTGCTGGACCTGGGACTTCCTGTGTCTGTCCTTAGTCGTGTTGCTTTCTTCATGGGTGTTTTGTGTGACTGGTTCTTCTCGCTTGTTCTCGTGCACGTTCTCATATTTGCTCACGTGCTTCTGTCTCTAGGTCACAGTCTCTCCCTCTTTGCCTGGTCAGAGCTTCCAAGATCCTCAGTTCCCTGTCCAGTAACTCCGATGTTCTTTCTCGTGGGTATCGCACCCAACTCCGTGCACGTGCTCTTGGAACCTCTTGTCTTCTCTGCATCTCTTGCCCATCGAGACCTTCCTGATCTCTCTCAACACGATCCCACCTCtccatgtctgtctgtctgtatacagctccccccaccccctctgTCTaacatgttttctgtttctctccctctccctgtctctgcttctgtctcctctcctcttctctctcttctccccatttcccctggttgttcctcctcttcctcttcctcctcttcctcctcctcttccccgcTGCCCCCATCTCCCCTTGATCCGTCCACTGCATAGTCTAAGGAGCTGCAGATCAAGAAGCAGTTCCAGGAGACGTGTAAGATCCAGACTCGGCAGTACAAGGCTCTGCGAGCACACTTGCTGGAGACCACGCCCAAAGCTCAGCACAAGAGCCTCCTTAAGCGGCTCAAGGAAGAGCAGACCCGCAAGCTGGCGATCTTGGCGGAGCAGTATGACCAGTCCATCTCAGAGATGCTCAGCTCACAGGCGGTGAGGCCTGGGGTCCAGGGAGGGAGTGCGCTAGAGGCCAGGCTCTGTACTTTGCTTTAGAGAAATGGACGGTGCAGGGCATGCACAGAGCTGGGGCTTTTTTACTTGGGAAACTCACATACTCTCCCTCTGTTCGTGTTCTCCACAATGATTTATTTCATATTCTCCTCAGtggttttattctttctcttagtATTTTCTTAAGGTCTTGACAAAGCCATGTGCCTATTCCCAAGAACCACCAAGGAAAAGAGtggctattatttttttcctgggcCTGAGTTAGTTTAATGGGTAAACAGGGTGCAGATTAAAGTGAGTGTGGCCCTCAAGCCCATTTACTCAGACTTCTGGAGGATTTTGAAAGTTGCTGTTCTAAAAAAATGATCACACCTAACACTGGAATGGGCCACTTAAAATGTGCGGAGAGGGTGGAGAGTGGAAACGCCCCACCCAAGGCTGTTCTCTCACCCAGTCCCACCTCTCCCAGGTAACTTGTTAATAATTAactgtattttgtgttttttcagtgcacattttgaaaaattatatgaattttaaacaCAGATGGAATCATACTTTACATTTACTTTCTGTAACTtcttttttccacttaatatttctTGGACATCTTCCCCTGTCAGTACAcctgtctcattttttttacAGCATAGAATTTTCCATGGTATGgctgtaccataatttatttaacccatCCCttattggtggacatttaggttgtttccagtattttgcTATCACAACGCTTCCGTGAACACCTCGAGCACATGTGCAAGTATACCTGGGGGATAGATTCTGCAGTGTAATTGCTGTGCCACAGGGTATGACCATCTTCCATTCTGATAGATGTTGAGACCGCTGCTTCTTGAAACCTTAGGGCCCAGGCCTACCTGGGGCAGGGGAGgatagtgggggtgggggaggagatcCCTACAACTGGTTGTTCATCTTCCCCAGCTGCGGCTTGAtgagacccaggaggcagagttccaGGCCCTTCGGCAGCAGCTTCAACAGGAGCTGGAGCTGCTCAACGCTTACCAGAGCAAGATCAAGATCCGCACAGAGAGCCAGCACGAGAGGGAGCTGCGGGAGCTGGAGCAGAGGGTCGCGCTGCGGCGGGCACTGCTGGAGCAGCGGGTAAGgggcccagcctccaggactggggagggagggtgggctCCTGCCCCCGACTCTAACCTCTGTTCCGGATGCCCCAGGTGGAAGAGGAGCTGCTGGCCCTGCAGACAGGACGCTCCGAGCGAATCCGCAGTCTGCTTGAGCGGCAGGCCCGTGAGATCGAGGCCTTCGATGCGGAAAGCATGAGGCTGGGCTTCTCCAGCATGGCTCTGGGGGGCATCCCGGCTGAAGCTGCTGCCCAGGGCTATCCTgctccaccccctgccccagcctggccCTCCCGTCCCGTTCCCCGTTCTGGGGCACACTGGAGCCATGGCCCTCCTCCACCAGGCATGCCCCCTCCAGCCTGGCGTCAGCCGTCTCTGCTGGCTCCCCCAGGCCCCCCAAACTGGCTGGGGCCCCCCACACAAAGTGGGACACCCCGTGGCGGAGCCCTGCTGCTGCTAAGAAACAGCCCCCAGCCCCTGCGGCGGGCAGCCTCGGGGGGCAGTGGCAGTGAGAATGTGGGCCCCCCTGCTGCCGCGGTGCCCGGGCCCCTGAGCCGCAGCACCAGTGTCGCTTCCCACATCCTCAATGGTTCTTCCCACTTCTATTCCTGAGGTGCAGCGGGGAGGAGCAGAtgagctgggcagggcaggggtgggtggagcCTGACCCTGGAGGGCACTGAGCTGGAGGCCCCTGCAAGGGTAGGGGACAAGATGTAGGCTCCAGCTCCCCTCAGACCTCCTCATCTCATGAGCTTCTTGGGGCTGGCCAGTGGCCCAGGGCCAGCTTGGCGATAGGTGCCTCAAGGCTGCCTGGGAGCCCCGCCTCCCTACCATGGTGCCAGGGGTCTCCCTCCGCCACCTAGGAAAGGAGGGAGATGTGCGTGTCAAATATTCATCTAGTcccctgggggaggggaagggtgggTCTAGACATACTATATTCAGAGAACTATACTACCCTCACAGTGAGGCCCTCAGACCTGCCACAGGGCAGAGCAGGTCTGGggcctgaggcagggagaatgagAGGCCACCTTACTGGCAGGAAGGATCAGGATGGGGTCTTGGGGTCAGGATGCCTGGGTCTCTTCCCGTAACTGTCTGACGTCCTGTGCCGTCTtgtcctttatctttttttttttttttttaattgggatcAGGGCTGGGGCGGGGAAACAAGGGAAGGACCTTGGAAGGGGCTGCTCCCAGGCCTGGGGGGCAGTCGTGGGAGCCCCTCTCAGCTGTGGGGCTGGCACAGAGCCCCAGGCAAGCTTTTAATAAACTGTTGGTTATTCTAACAGATCTCAGGACTCACCCTTCTGTCTTTGGTGTGCGTGAAGGACTGCTCAGTGGCCACTGAATAGTACTGCTTGTGTTTTATAAAGAGAATTTATTGGGCTGTGTATCTAAACATTTCAGTGATTTTAATGACTTTAGGTGTGACCAGATCTCGGATCTCAAAGGTGGTCTTCAACCCCTTGACCTCTAATTCGTTTTCTTTGCTTTGACTTCAAAGATTCTTAGGTTTGCCTCCCACACAGACCCCAGGCAGCTCCATGCTCACGAATCTTCCCGCAAGCCTCAGCAGCCAGAGTTCAGTGGAGACCTCATGTGACTGCAGAGGCTGGGCCTGTAGCCAGAGGCCTAGAGGGCTAGGACTGGCCCAGGAGGTATGGGCTTTTCCCCACCCCTTTGAGGCTAACAGCCCATGGACAAAGTGGCTGTTTGCATAAGGGAGAAGGCTTAAGCACTGGCTGCCCTCAAGTCATTCTATCCCTCTCCCAAGTGGGCATTAGGTTATCAGACTAGGCTAAAAGCAGAGGGGCCACGGGGTAGGCGGGCAGC containing:
- the TAOK2 gene encoding serine/threonine-protein kinase TAO2 isoform 1 (isoform 1 is encoded by transcript variant 1) yields the protein MPAGGRAGSLKDPDVAELFFKDDPEKLFSDLREIGHGSFGAVYFARDVRNSEVVAIKKMSYSGKQSNEKWQDIIKEVRFLQKLRHPNTIQYRGCYLREHTAWLVMEYCLGSASDLLEVHKKPLQEVEIAAVTHGALQGLAYLHSHNMIHRDVKAGNILLSEPGLVKLGDFGSASIMAPANSFVGTPYWMAPEVILAMDEGQYDGKVDVWSLGITCIELAERKPPLFNMNAMSALYHIAQNESPVLQSGHWSEYFRNFVDSCLQKIPQDRPTSEVLLKHRFVLRERPPTVIMDLIQRTKDAVRELDNLQYRKMKKILFQEAPNGPGAEAPEEEEEAEPYMHRAGTLTSLESSHSVPSMSISASSQSSSVNSLADASDNEEEEEEEEEEEEEEEGPEAREMAMMQEGEHTVTSHSSIIHRLPGSDNLYDDPYQPEITPSPLQPPAAPAPTSTTSSARRRAYCRNRDHFATIRTASLVSRQIQEHEQDSALREQLSGYKRMRRQHQKQLLALESRLRGEREEHSARLQRELEAQRAGFGAEAEKLARRHQAIGEKEARAAQAEERKFQQHILGQQKKELAALLEAQKRTYKLRKEQLKEELQENPSTPKREKAEWLLRQKEQLQQCQAEEEAGLLRRQRQYFELQCRQYKRKMLLARHSLDQDLLREDLNKKQTQKDLECALLLRQHEATRELELRQLQAVQRTRAELTRLQHQTELGNQLEYNKRREQELRQKHAAQVRQQPKSLKVRAGQRPPGLPLPIPGALGPPNTGTPIEQQPCSPGQEAVLDQRMLGEEEEAVGERRILGKEGATLEPKQQRILGEESGAPSPSPQKHGSLVDEEVWGLPEEIEELRVPSLVPQERSIVGQEEAGTWSLWGKEDESLLDEEFELGWVQGPALTPVPEEEEEEEEGAPIGTPRDPGDGCPSPDIPPEPPPTHLRPCPASQLPGLLSHGLLAGLSFAVGSSSGLLPLLLLLLLPLLAAQGGGGLQAALLALEVGLVGLGASYLLLCTALHLPSSLFLLLAQGTALGAVLGLSWRRGLMGVPLGLGAAWLLAWPGLALPLVAMAAGGRWVRQQGPRVRRGISRLWLRVLLRLSPMAFRALQGCGAVGDRGLFALYPKTNKDGFRSRLPVPGPRRRNPRTTQHPLALLARVWVLCKGWNWRLARASQGLASHLPPWAIHTLASWGLLRGERPTRIPRLLPRSQRQLGPPASRQPLPGTLAGRRSRTRQSRALPPWR
- the TAOK2 gene encoding serine/threonine-protein kinase TAO2 isoform 3 (isoform 3 is encoded by transcript variant 3) → MPAGGRAGSLKDPDVAELFFKDDPEKLFSDLREIGHGSFGAVYFARDVRNSEVVAIKKMSYSGKQSNEKWQDIIKEVRFLQKLRHPNTIQYRGCYLREHTAWLVMEYCLGSASDLLEVHKKPLQEVEIAAVTHGALQGLAYLHSHNMIHRDVKAGNILLSEPGLVKLGDFGSASIMAPANSFVGTPYWMAPEVILAMDEGQYDGKVDVWSLGITCIELAERKPPLFNMNAMSALYHIAQNESPVLQSGHWSEYFRNFVDSCLQKIPQDRPTSEVLLKHRFVLRERPPTVIMDLIQRTKDAVRELDNLQYRKMKKILFQEAPNGPGAEAPEEEEEAEPYMHRAGTLTSLESSHSVPSMSISASSQSSSVNSLADASDNEEEEEEEEEEEEEEEGPEAREMAMMQEGEHTVTSHSSIIHRLPGSDNLYDDPYQPEITPSPLQPPAAPAPTSTTSSARRRAYCRNRDHFATIRTASLVSRQIQEHEQDSALREQLSGYKRMRRQHQKQLLALESRLRGEREEHSARLQRELEAQRAGFGAEAEKLARRHQAIGEKEARAAQAEERKFQQHILGQQKKELAALLEAQKRTYKLRKEQLKEELQENPSTPKREKAEWLLRQKEQLQQCQAEEEAGLLRRQRQYFELQCRQYKRKMLLARHSLDQDLLREDLNKKQTQKDLECALLLRQHEATRELELRQLQAVQRTRAELTRLQHQTELGNQLEYNKRREQELRQKHAAQVRQQPKSLKERSIVGQEEAGTWSLWGKEDESLLDEEFELGWVQGPALTPVPEEEEEEEEGAPIGTPRDPGDGCPSPDIPPEPPPTHLRPCPASQLPGLLSHGLLAGLSFAVGSSSGLLPLLLLLLLPLLAAQGGGGLQAALLALEVGLVGLGASYLLLCTALHLPSSLFLLLAQGTALGAVLGLSWRRGLMGVPLGLGAAWLLAWPGLALPLVAMAAGGRWVRQQGPRVRRGISRLWLRVLLRLSPMAFRALQGCGAVGDRGLFALYPKTNKDGFRSRLPVPGPRRRNPRTTQHPLALLARVWVLCKGWNWRLARASQGLASHLPPWAIHTLASWGLLRGERPTRIPRLLPRSQRQLGPPASRQPLPGTLAGRRSRTRQSRALPPWR
- the TAOK2 gene encoding serine/threonine-protein kinase TAO2 isoform 2 (isoform 2 is encoded by transcript variant 2) is translated as MPAGGRAGSLKDPDVAELFFKDDPEKLFSDLREIGHGSFGAVYFARDVRNSEVVAIKKMSYSGKQSNEKWQDIIKEVRFLQKLRHPNTIQYRGCYLREHTAWLVMEYCLGSASDLLEVHKKPLQEVEIAAVTHGALQGLAYLHSHNMIHRDVKAGNILLSEPGLVKLGDFGSASIMAPANSFVGTPYWMAPEVILAMDEGQYDGKVDVWSLGITCIELAERKPPLFNMNAMSALYHIAQNESPVLQSGHWSEYFRNFVDSCLQKIPQDRPTSEVLLKHRFVLRERPPTVIMDLIQRTKDAVRELDNLQYRKMKKILFQEAPNGPGAEAPEEEEEAEPYMHRAGTLTSLESSHSVPSMSISASSQSSSVNSLADASDNEEEEEEEEEEEEEEEGPEAREMAMMQEGEHTVTSHSSIIHRLPGSDNLYDDPYQPEITPSPLQPPAAPAPTSTTSSARRRAYCRNRDHFATIRTASLVSRQIQEHEQDSALREQLSGYKRMRRQHQKQLLALESRLRGEREEHSARLQRELEAQRAGFGAEAEKLARRHQAIGEKEARAAQAEERKFQQHILGQQKKELAALLEAQKRTYKLRKEQLKEELQENPSTPKREKAEWLLRQKEQLQQCQAEEEAGLLRRQRQYFELQCRQYKRKMLLARHSLDQDLLREDLNKKQTQKDLECALLLRQHEATRELELRQLQAVQRTRAELTRLQHQTELGNQLEYNKRREQELRQKHAAQVRQQPKSLKSKELQIKKQFQETCKIQTRQYKALRAHLLETTPKAQHKSLLKRLKEEQTRKLAILAEQYDQSISEMLSSQALRLDETQEAEFQALRQQLQQELELLNAYQSKIKIRTESQHERELRELEQRVALRRALLEQRVEEELLALQTGRSERIRSLLERQAREIEAFDAESMRLGFSSMALGGIPAEAAAQGYPAPPPAPAWPSRPVPRSGAHWSHGPPPPGMPPPAWRQPSLLAPPGPPNWLGPPTQSGTPRGGALLLLRNSPQPLRRAASGGSGSENVGPPAAAVPGPLSRSTSVASHILNGSSHFYS